In Populus nigra chromosome 10, ddPopNigr1.1, whole genome shotgun sequence, the following proteins share a genomic window:
- the LOC133705931 gene encoding DEAD-box ATP-dependent RNA helicase 36 — protein sequence MEEQQQEKTHVVDSNFPLFSKTPKRPKLQKTQNPDESPEIPKLEKEASSNPSNPDSAAAKTTLFSDLGLSEWALQTCKELGMKNPTQVQSHCIPKILSGRDVLGLAQTGSGKTAAFALPILHRLAEDPFGVFALVITPTRELAYQLAEQFRAFGSCLHLRCAVVVGGMDLLTQAKTLMGRPHVVIATPGRIKVLLENPDISPVFSRSRFLVLDEADRLIDVGFQEELRVVFKCLPKSRQTLLFSATMTSELQTLLELSENKAYFYEEYEGFKTVDTLNQQYIQMPKNVKEVYLVYILSKMEEMGIRSAIIFVSACSTCRLLSSLLKELDHEPATLYSLESQSSRLASLHRFKSGQASILIATDLASRGLDIPTVDLVINYDLPRDPTDYVHRVGRTARAGREGLAVSLVSQHDGKLMKAIEAEVGKQFEKFEYKENEVLSDITKVYKARRVAKMKMMDDGFDELVKERRKQKQKSLAEKGLLRNKKRKRKSKDMLS from the exons ATGGAGGAGCAgcaacaagaaaaaacacatgTAGTTGACAGCAACTTCCCACTCTTCTCTAAAACCCCTAAACGCCCCAAACTCCAGAAAACCCAAAACCCTGATGAAAGCCCTGAAATCCCCAAACTCGAAAAAGAAGCCTCCTCAAACCCTAGTAACCCCGACTCCGCCGCCGCCAAAACCACTTTGTTTTCTGACCTTGGCCTCTCTGAATGGGCACTTCAAACCTGCAAAGAACTTGGTATGAAGAACCCAACACAAGTACAATCCCACTGCATCCCCAAAATCCTCTCAGGCCGGGATGTTTTAGGCCTGGCCCAAACTGGGAGCGGCAAGACGGCAGCTTTTGCTTTGCCGATCCTCCACCGCTTAGCTGAAGACCCATTTGGGGTTTTTGCTCTTGTGATAACACCAACCAGAGAATTGGCTTACCAATTGGCAGAGCAGTTTCGTGCTTTCGGTTCTTGTTTGCATTTGAGGTGTGCTGTTGTTGTTGGGGGTATGGATTTGTTGACTCAAGCTAAAACCTTGATGGGGAGACCCCATGTTGTTATTGCTACGCCGGGAAGAATTAAGGTTCTGTTGGAGAATCCTGATATTTCTCCTGTTTTCTCTCGATCCagg ttTCTAGTTTTGGATGAAGCTGATAGGTTGATTGATGTTGGATTTCAAGAGGAATTAAGAGTGGTGTTCAAGTGCTTGCCGAAAAGTAGGCAAACTTTGCTTTTTTCTGCCACAATGACAAGTGAATTGCAAACGTTGCTTGAGCTTTCTGAAAATAAGGCTTACTTTTATGAGGAATATGAGGGTTTCAAGACGGTTGACACTCTTAACCAGCAGTATATTCAGATGCCCAAGAATGTGAAGGAGGTTTATCTTGTTTACATTTTGTCCAAAATGGAAGAAATGGGAATTCGATCTGCCATAATATTTGTCTCTGCCTGCAG CACTTGTCGCCTTTTGAGTTCATTACTGAAAGAGCTTGATCATGAACCTGCAACATTGTACTCACTTGAATCCCAGTCGTCTAGGCTTGCTTCATTACATCGGTTCAAATCAGGACAAGCTTCTATATTAATTGCTACCGATCTTGCTAGTCGTGGTTTGGACATTCCTACTGTTGATCTTGTTATCAATTATGATCTTCCAAG GGATCCTACAGATTATGTTCATCGTGTAGGGCGTACTGCAAGAGCAGGCAGGGAAGGGCTGGCTGTGAGTTTAGTTTCTCAG CATGATGGAAAACTCATGAAAGCTATAGAAGCTGAAGTCGGAAAACAGTTCGAGAAATTCGAGTATAAAGAGAATGAGGTCCTTTCCGATATTACAAAG GTTTACAAGGCTAGACGCGTCGCAAAAATGAAGATGATGGATGACGGCTTTGATGAGCTAGTAAAAGAACGgagaaaacagaaacagaaatcCCTAGCAGAGAAGGGATTGTTGaggaataaaaagagaaagaggaaaAGTAAGGATATGTTGAGCTGA
- the LOC133704821 gene encoding phosphoglycerate kinase, chloroplastic-like, which produces MASATAPTTLSLLKTAAASTSTSARASLLPVSTSGLRTTSLRGLGFSAADPLFSSHVVSKIRSFKSNGRAPRAVVSMAKKSVGDLTAADLKGKKVFVRADLNVPLDENQKITDDTRIRAAVPTIKYLISKGAKVILSSHLGRPKGVTPKFSLAPLVPRLSELLGIQVVKADDCIGPEVEKLVASLPEGGVLLLENVRFYKEEEKNEPEFAKKLASMADLYVNDAFGTAHRAHASTEGVTKFLKPSVAGFLLQKELDYLVGAVSNPKRPFAAIVGGSKVSSKIGVIESLLEKCDILLLGGGMIFTFYKAQGLAVGSSLVEEDKLDLATTLLEKAKAKGVSLLLPSDVVIADKFAPDANSKTVPASAIPDGWMGLDIGPESVKTFSEALGTTQTVIWNGPMGVFEFEKFANGTEAIAKKLAELSGKGVTTIIGGGDSVAAVEKVGVADVMSHISTGGGASLELLEGKELPGVLALDEVERVAV; this is translated from the exons ATGGCCTCTGCCACAGCACCAACAACTCTATCTCTCCTCAAAACAGCCGCCGCCTCCACCTCCACTTCTGCCCGTGCCTCCCTTCTCCCAGTCTCCACCTCTGGCCTCCGCACAACCAGCCTCCGTGGTCTTGGTTTCTCTGCTGCAGACCCATTGTTTAGTTCTCATGTGGTGTCCAAAATCCGATCTTTTAAGTCAAATGGCAGAGCACCAAGAGCTGTGGTGTCTATGGCAAAGAAGAGTGTGGGTGACTTGACTGCTGCTGACTTGAAAGGGAAGAAAGTGTTTGTTAGAGCTGATTTGAATGTGCCTCTTGATGAGAATCAGAAAATTACTGATGATACCAGAATTAGAGCCGCTGTTCCTactattaaatatttgatttcaaaAGGGGCCAAAGTTATTCTTTCTAGTCATTTG GGACGACCAAAAGGTGTAACTCCAAAATTCAGCTTGGCACCTCTTGTTCCCCGGTTATCTGAACTCCTTGGAATTCAG GTTGTGAAAGCTGATGATTGCATTGGTCCAGAGGTAGAAAAGTTGGTTGCTTCACTTCCCGAGGGTGGTGTTCTTCTTCTTGAAAATGTCAGGTTTTAcaaggaagaagagaagaacGAACCTGAATTCGCAAAGAAGCTTGCTTCCATGGCAGATCTTTATGTAAATGATGCATTTGGAACTGCACATAGAGCACACGCCTCAACTGAGGGAGTCACGAAATTCTTGAAACCATCTGTTGCTGGTTTCCTCTTGCAGAAG GAGCTGGACTACCTTGTTGGGGCAGTTTCAAACCCAAAGAGGCCATTTGCTGCCATTGTGGGTGGTTCTAAGGTCTCATCGAAGATTGGAGTCATTGAGTCACTCCTGGAGAAGTGTGATATCCTCCTTTTGGGTGGAGGTATGATTTTCACATTTTACAAGGCTCAAGGCCTCGCAGTAGGTTCATCCTTGGTTGAGGAAGATAAGCTTGATTTGGCGACCACACTACTTGAGAAGGCCAAGGCAAAAGGAGTGTCTCTTTTGCTACCTAGTGATGTGGTAATTGCAGACAAGTTTGCTCCTGATGCAAATAGCAAG ACTGTGCCAGCATCAGCCATCCCAGATGGTTGGATGGGACTGGATATTGGACCAGAATCTGTGAAAACATTCAGTGAGGCTTTGGGAACCACCCAAACTGTCATCTGGAATGGACCCATGGGAGTGTTTGAGTTTGAGAAGTTTGCGAATGGAACAGAG GCCATTGCAAAGAAGCTTGCTGAGCTTAGTGGCAAGGGAGTTACAACTATTATTGGAGGTGGAGATTCTGTTGCAGCTGTAGAAAAAGTAGGAGTTGCTGATGTCATGAGCCACATATCAACTGGTGGTGGTGCCAGCTTGGAGTTGTTGGAAGGGAAAGAGCTACCAGGTGTCCTTGCTCTTGACGAAGTCGAACGAGTTGCTGTGTAG
- the LOC133705396 gene encoding phosphoglycerate kinase, cytosolic, protein MATKKSVSSLKEADLKGKSVFVRVDLNVPLDDNFNITDDTRIRAAVPTIKYLMGHGARVILSSHLGRPKGVTPKYSLKPLVPRLSELLGVDVKMANDCIGVEVEKIVAEIPEGGVLLLENVRFYKEEEKNDPEFAKKLASLAEIYVNDAFGTAHRAHASTEGVAKYLKPAVAGFLMQKELDYLVGAVANPKKPFAAIVGGSKVSSKIGVIESLLEKVDLLFLGGGMIYTFYKAQGHSVGSSLVEEDKLDLATSLIEKAKVKGVKLLLPADVVVADKFAPDANSKVVPASEIPDGWMGLDIGPDSIKTFSEALDTTKTIIWNGPMGVFEFEKFAAGTEAIARKLAELSGKGVTTIIGGGDSVAAMEKAGLADKMSHISTGGGASLELLEGKPLPGVLALDDA, encoded by the exons ATGGCTACTAAGAAGAGTGTTAGCAGTTTAAAGGAAGCAGATTTGAAGGGAAAAAGCGTTTTTGTAAGAGTAGATCTGAATGTTCCTTTGGATGATAACTTTAATATTACCGATGATACTAGGATCCGTGCTGCTGTCCCCACTATCAAGTACTTGATGGGTCATGGTGCCAGAGTTATTCTTTCCTCTCACTTG GGACGCCCAAAGGGTGTCACACCTAAATACAGCTTGAAGCCTCTTGTACCAAGGCTATCTGAACTTCTTGGTGTTGATGTTAAGATGGCAAATGATTGTATTGGTGTGGAGGTTGAGAAAATTGTGGCTGAGATTCCAGAAGGGGGTGTTTTGCTCCTTGAAAATGTAAGGTTTTATAAGGAGGAAGAGAAGAATGACCCTGAATTTGCAAAGAAGCTCGCTTCTCTAGCAGAAATCTATGTGAATGATGCATTCGGCACTGCTCACAGAGCCCATGCATCCACTGAGGGCGTGGCTAAATACTTGAAGCCTGCTGTTGCTGGTTTCCTTATGCAGAAG GAACTCGATTATCTTGTTGGAGCTGTGGCAAATCCAAAGAAGCCATTTGCTGCAATTGTTGGTGGCTCAAAGGTATCTTCTAAGATTGGAGTTATCGAATCACTCTTGGAGAAGGTTGACCTCCTCTTCTTGGGTGGAGGAATGATCTATACTTTTTACAAAGCACAAGGGCACTCAGTTGGGTCCTCCCTTGTTGAGGAAGACAAACTTGATCTTGCAACTTCACTTATTGAGAAGGCCAAGGTCAAGGGGGTAAAACTGCTGCTGCCTGCAGATGTGGTTGTTGCTGACAAGTTTGCTCCAGATGCCAACAGCAAG GTGGTGCCAGCTTCTGAGATACCAGATGGTTGGATGGGTTTGGACATAGGACCTGATTCCATCAAGACATTTAGCGAGGCATTGGATACAACCAAGACCATCATTTGGAATGGACCAATGGGTGTCTTTGAGTTCGAGAAGTTTGCAGCGGGAACTGAG GCAATTGCCAGGAAGCTTGCCGAGCTCAGCGGCAAGGGAGTGACTACCATCATTGGAGGAGGTGACTCTGTCGCTGCTATGGAGAAGGCTGGACTCGCTGACAAGATGAGCCACATCTCAACAGGAGGTGGTGCCAGCTTAGAGCTTCTAGAGGGCAAACCATTACCTGGAGTCCTGGCTCTTGATGATGCTTAA